Sequence from the Zonotrichia leucophrys gambelii isolate GWCS_2022_RI unplaced genomic scaffold, RI_Zleu_2.0 Scaffold_233_80496, whole genome shotgun sequence genome:
CGATCCCGGAGCCGGGGGACAAACCGGCTGCCTGGAGGGGTGCGGGAGGCTGGGGATGAGCGGGCTCCGGGCGCCCCGAGGCTGAAAGGGGCGCTgacttctccagctgcacttggGCAGCGGGACCATCAAAGCCAACACACTCAACCTTGTTTTCCCCCTGTTATAAATGATCGACGAGAAAGCCAAATTTATAAATgggaaagattttattttcgCTACCAGAAATACGCTCCTCAAAAAGCCACAGTCAAAGAGAGCATCGAGCCCGGGGTTGGCTCTGGGTGAACCTGGACTCGACCTCTATCGCATCGGATCTCCTTCTGTTCACAAATGCCGTCCCCGAGGGGGCtgttttttacagttttttctGCCCGAGTCAGGGGTGTCCCGATTTCTTGTCACCCCGCATAAGTATGAAGTTTCTTTTTactgtgcagggctggacaaTTGCTATTTCTTGGGCGGTGGTGGGCACTCATAATGTCAGGAGAAGTCCTGTATTCAGATGTATGTTTTTAACCACCTGGGTTATCTTGATTGATTATACTTATCAAGTACTGATCGTCCTTGGGTGTTCCCGGTGGTTCCAGGGGAAGCCCATCTTTGCACCAGCCAGGTTATTTCATTTGCTAAGGTGGcattcttttcctgctgccaccaggagtTTCACAGCTTCAGTGAGGTAATCTGTCTCTAGGTTGTCCATGGTCAGAGGCTCCTGtgatgtttaatttattttcaattgatttttatacattttcccCCTACACATGAATTACTTTACATTACATATTACACCTCCACaccaggatttcccattcccaaaccttggcctgatgcaggaggaggaggaggctgcaagGAAGATGTCCCGGGAGCTTAaagcaggtgaggaggaagtcagtgcccctttccccctctctcctgctccatctcccagcccagcacggcccccagctgcaggaccaccctgctgccaaagctgtcctgctggggacgCACTGGGGGatctccttgtccttccctgtggcacggaggcaaatcccatcctctccttgtctttcctcccccagagcaggagctgagcatggagagcagggaggagaaatccccacagcagaacctcGTGGAAGAGGCTGTTTTGAGCGGCTCCACAGCACAAGAACCCAATGCGGAGGAAAAGCCCCAGAGACCCCAcatgaggaggggctgcaaacgcCGATCATGGGgatctgaggaggaaagacccacccTGGACCGGGGAGGCGGCcggagctcagagctgggagtcCATGAGCAGGTTcaggatggggagaagccccacaagtgctcagaatgtgggaagagcttcaatTTCAGATCCAAGCTGATCCGCCACATGAGAATCCACGTTGGGGAAGGGCCCTACAtatgtggggagtgtgggaagagcttcaggatGAACTCTGAACTGACCATCCACCAGAGAAATCACACCGGGGAACAGCTCTACGAGTGtgataaatgcaggaagaggtttcGGAGCAGTTCCTGTCTCGTCAGGCATCAGCGGAGTCACACAGATGAGAGGCCCTTTTGCTGCCCCCATTGTGCAAAGAGCTTCAAGGACAAGTTTGTCCTCATCATCCACCTGCGCACCCACAgcggggagaggccctacgagtgtgcTGAGTGTGGAAAGAGCTTCGCCCAGCACTCCACCCTGACTGCCCACCTGAGGACCCACACGGGGGAACGGCCCTACGAGTGtgctgagtgtgggaagggcttcaggaCGAACTCTGAACTGACCATCCACCAGCGAAGCCACACCGGGGAACGGCCCTATAAGTGTGAGGAGTGTGGGCAGAGCTTCCACAAGAGCTGCCACCTGACCCGGCACATGCGAATCCACACAGGGCTGAAACGCCCATACAAGCATGGGGAGTGTAAGTGTgagcagtgtgggaagagcttgaGGTCGAGGTCTGAACTGATTGTCCACCAGCGTagccacaccggggagaggcccttcAAGTGtgaggagtgtgggaagagcttcatgTCAAAGTCCCACCTGGTTGGCCACCAGaagatccacactggggagaggcccttcgAGTGCGATAAATGCAAGAAGACGTTTCCAATCAGCTCCAGTCTCATTCTGCACCAGCAGCTTCACACAgatgagaggcccttccgctgccctgactGCGGGAAGGGCTTCACCCGCAACTGCAATCTCGTcacccaccggcgcatccacaccaGGGAGAGGCCCTAAGAGTGTtctgagtgtgggaagagcttctcagAGAGGTCTGCCTTGAGCAGACACCAACAGAGCCACCACTAAGGGCagccctgtgagtgccccaAATGCAGGAACAGCTTCGTTCCCGTGACACCCTTTGTCTTCTGATTTTGGTCCTTTCCCCCCACTTTgatatttttccctctgttttggATCCTTTCCCCCTCTTTTGCGTCCCTTCTCCCTATTTTGTGTCTTTTCCTCCCTATTTTGGATCCTTTCTCTGTCCTTTGGGTCCTTTCGCTGTTTTGGGTCACTTCCCCCCTATTTAGGGTCTGTTCCCCCCTATTTTGGATCCTTTCCCTATTTTCCATCCTTCCTCCCAATTATGGGCATCCTCCCCTTTGACTTTGGCAAATTTTTGGGTGCATCCCGCCCTCCAACCCTCTCCCTACCCCTTAACCCCTCACCCCCTTCCCCTCAGGTGTGTCCTCAGTTGTGTCCCCAGCCGCCCCTCCACACCACATGGACTCAGTGCTCACCATCCTGGATGCCCTTGAGTCCCCAGCCCAGGACTGTGGATCTCCTTTTCCAGGAGTTCCAGAGCTGGCCTGGCTTCCAGGGGACACCAGTGACACTGGGGCTCGGGGTTGGTGACCTGGCAGGGttgctgggatggggtttggggtcatctTGGCACTGACCGAGGGTCTTGTCCACTCTGCAGTGAGGAGTGGCCCTGGCCGGAGAGtatgggatggatggggcaggagaggtTGGACCCTGGTCCAGATGGACACGAGACCATGGATCCCACTCTTGATGGACACTGGTCCAGATGGACATGAGACCATGGATCCCACTCTGGATGGACCCTGGTCCAGATGGACACCAGAGCCATGGATCCCACTCTGGATGGACCCTGGTCCAGATGGACACCAGAGCCATGGATCCCAGCTGGACACTGGTCTGaacagcccctggccctgcagccccccagcctggccatACCCTGGACCACACTACTGTCCCACACCACTGTCCCACCAGCCCATCCCAGTAGCCCCcaacccaaaatctcccaaaataaacccaattCCAGAACATCAGCTCCACATGGTCCCTGCAGAGtgagagggaaactgaggcgAGGGCTGGGGGATGACTTTGGGGTGATTGGAAGGGATTTGGGACCCACCCTGGAGACCCCAGAATGAGCACCCACCCCTCAGATTGTCACCACAGCATCCAAGTCCCCCCAGCTGTTACATCAGGGGGACTCGAGGagccactgtgaccctgcagtcCCTTTGAGAGGTGACCCAtggtgtcccctcggtgtcaccGGTGTGTCCCCAGTGGGAGCAGCGGCATCACTTCCTGGGGCACAGGtaaagggggaggaggaggaggtgagggtGGGGGAGTGCAGGGTCGCACAGCATCCTTGGGGGGGTGGAAGTGGTGAGGGAGACCCCGAAATGTGGTCAACCCCCCTCCTGTAGGATGTGGGTCACCCCTCTCTCTTTGGGGCGCTGGTGGCAAACTGGCGGGTGACGGTGACAAAAAGAGCAAGTGCCACTTCTGGGATGTACCAGAAAGGGGGTCCTGTGGTGCCACCAATACCCTCCCTGCAGAGGGGATGACAAAGGGAGAATCAGAGGGGTCTCCAGGGtgtgggggagggaggggaagtgCGACGGGGGCGCAAAAGAAACAACTCCGGTCCCACATGGGGGTGGCAGTGAtagtggagccctggaaaaagttaaagatagaatctaaaatgttaagctttgtgtttttccagatcaactgcacctgcataagcagtatgataaatgatataattgttagatgtgatgattgtttagtaattaaatataatttttatataaccataagaaaaatcatgagaaactatgttggaaatttaAAGGGGGGCTATGCTTAGctgaaatctatgtatacaatagaacgatataagtttaataattaacatgaaagttatataacgaTAGAGTATAAAAACATGATCATCTCAGATGTATGGTCGAAATCAGATTTGGGTAATACCttgattcccagagctcttaaaTAAAAAGCACCACATATAATCGCTCCGTGATTATGTGGTTTTCCCCCTGTCAGCCTGTCACcgtgtcaccctgtccctggcaTGGGTGGGGACTGCGAGGGGCTGGCACGGGTCCCCACTGGCTGGGGACCCCCTAGATGGGCAGGAGAACCCAAAAAATTGGGACCCTTGGATTGGGCACCTCAAAAATTGGGACACCTGGATGGTTAGATTTggaaccccaaattttgggaacCCCCAAGGCAGGGATGCCCACCCCACCATGCCCAAATCCAGCCCCTGGAGTCCCCAAAGTGACTACCCCCATCCCTACCCTCCAGCCcacaaccccaaatccagccccaaaattACTCCCTCCATCCCACCACGCCCAAATCCACCCCCAGGACCCCATAAAATTACTCTCCCCATCTCACCACCCTCAAATTcacccccagaacccccaaactcttctcctgcccctctccagctgaTGGAGGTGGAAGCCCCCCTGGCttccccccgagccccccgcccAACTGAAGACCTACAGCTGGCACACTGGGACTGCTGCCACCCCcagaggggaccccaaaaggggtggggggtcctggggagccagcact
This genomic interval carries:
- the ZNF565 gene encoding zinc finger protein 565, whose amino-acid sequence is MSIPNTTGLPRPHAPAAAPPAPAASSPRNPQDFPFPNLGLMQEEEEAARKMSRELKAEQELSMESREEKSPQQNLVEEAVLSGSTAQEPNAEEKPQRPHMRRGCKRRSWGSEEERPTLDRGGGRSSELGVHEQVQDGEKPHKCSECGKSFNFRSKLIRHMRIHVGEGPYICGECGKSFRMNSELTIHQRNHTGEQLYECDKCRKRFRSSSCLVRHQRSHTDERPFCCPHCAKSFKDKFVLIIHLRTHSGERPYECAECGKSFAQHSTLTAHLRTHTGERPYECAECGKGFRTNSELTIHQRSHTGERPYKCEECGQSFHKSCHLTRHMRIHTGLKRPYKHGECKCEQCGKSLRSRSELIVHQRSHTGERPFKCEECGKSFMSKSHLVGHQKIHTGERPFECDKCKKTFPISSSLILHQQLHTDERPFRCPDCGKGFTRNCNLVTHRRIHTRERP